The Streptomyces venezuelae genomic interval CGGCGTTCCCCCAGGTCGTCCGGTATCTTGAGCGACTGCTCAAAACTGCCCGCGAGTGAAGGTAGCCGACTTTGAGCACTCGCTCAACCAGCGGACGGAAAGAGACCCCCGGCCCCTGGATCAGGGCCGGGGGTCCCGGCGGCTGCGCCGTGCGGTGTCAGGCGCCGAGGTGGCGCTCCACCGTCTCGACCTTGGAGGTCAGGCCGTCCGTCACGCCGGGCCGGATGTCGGCCTTCATGACGACGGAGACGCGCGGCGCGCGGGCCTCGACGGCGGCGACGGCGCGCTTCACGACGTCCATCACCTCGTCCCACTCGCCTTCGATGCTCGTGAACATGGCGTCGGTACGGTTCGGGAGCCCGGACTCGCGCACGACCCGGACGGCGTCGGCGACGTACTCGCCGACCTCCTCCCCCACGCCCAGCGGCGTCACCGAGAACGCGAGGATCACGCCTTCACCGCACCCTCGGCCGCCTCGGCGCGGGCGCGGGAGGCGCTGACCGCCTCGGCGGCCTCGCTCTTCAGCTTCCGCTCGGCGTAGAAGCCGCCGAAAGGCAGCACCGAGAGAGCGAAGTACAGCGCGGCGGTGCCGAAGCTCCACTTGGTGCGGTTCCAGGCGTCCAGCCAGAAGAGGACGTACAGGATGAAGAGCACGCCGTGGATCGCGCCCATGACCGGCACCGCGTTGAAGTCCGTCGTCCGCTTGAGCACCGAGCAGACGAGCAGAAGCAGGAACGAGACGGCCTCCGGCGCGGAGACGAGCCGGAGCCGGTGGAGGGAGGAAGCGGTCTTGATGTCCACGGAGGGGGTCACCTTCGTTCGATCTTGTGAACGGATGCACAAGGGCCCGTCCATTGTGCACGCCGACTTTGCTGTCTCTTTATCCGGGTCCCCAGTACCTTCCTTGGGTGGCAACGTTCCGACTCCAAGGCAGCAAGGTGCTCGCCGTCTCCATGACGGGCGACGCCGTCAAGGCGAAGAACGGCTCGATGGTCGCCTACGACGGCCAGATGGCGTTCAAGAAGATGAGCGGTGGTGGTGAGGGTCTGCGTGGCATGGTGACCCGCCGGCTCACCGGTGAGCAGATGGAGGTGATGGAGGTACGCGGCCAGGGGACCTGCTGGTTCGCCGACCGGGCCTCCGAGATCAACCTCGTGTCCCTGCACGGCGAGAAGCTCTGGGTCGAGGCGAGCAATCTGCTCTGCACCGACGCGGGGCTGCGCACCGGCACCACCTTCACGGGCATGCGCGGCGGCGCCACCGGCAACGGCCTCTTCACGACGACCGTCGAGGGCACCGGCCAGGCGGCGATCATGTCCGACGGCCCGGCGGTCGTGCTGCGCGTGACCCCGCAGTACCCGCTCCAGGTCGACCCCGGCGCGTACATCGCCCACCAGGGCAACCTCCAGCAGCACTTCCAGTCGGGTGTGACCTTCCGCACCCTCATGGGCGAGGGCGGCGGCGAGGCCTTCCAGATCCGCTTCGAGGGGGACGGCCTCGTGTACGTCCAGCCGAGCGAGCGGAACACGATCGGGGGCGACGTCTGATGCCGTTCCGCGAGATCAACTCGAAGATGGTCGAGGCGACCGTCGTCCCCGGGCAGCGCATGTTCAGCCAGCGCGGCGCGATGCTCGCGTACCGCGGCGACGTCACTTTCACGCCGAACATGGCCGGCGGCCAGGGCGGCGTGATGTCGATGATCGGCCGCAGGGTGGCCGGCGAGGCGACGCCGCTGATGACGGTCGAGGGCAACGGCACGGTGATGTTCGGGCACGGCGGCCACCACATCCAGGTGATCGGACTGACCGGCGACACTCTGTACGTGGAGGCCGACCGGCTCCTCGCCTTCGACGGCAGCCTGGAGCAGGGCACGATGTTCATGGGCTCGCAGGGCGGGGTCATGGGCATGGTCCGCGGCCAGGTGACCGGCCAGGGCCTCTTCACCACCACCCTCAAGGGGCACGGCTCGGTGGCCGTCATGGCGCACGGCGGGGTCGTCGAGCTGCCCATCGCCCCGGGCCGCCCGGTCCATGTCGACCCGCAGGCGTACGTGGCCCACCACGGCGACGTACGGAACAAGCTCTCCACCGCGCTGGGCTGGCGCGACATGGTGGGGCGCGGCTCGGGCGAGGCGTTCCAGCTGGAGCTGAGCGGCAGCGGCGCGGTGTACGTCCAGGCCTCGGAGGAGAAGCTGTGAGCACCCCGGTGATCCACGACCCGACGACGCTTCCGTCGGACGACAACGTCAACCCGTACACCTTCTGCGTGGAGCTCAAGGGCTCCCAGTGGTTTCTGCAGAAGGGCAAGATGATCGCCTACTACGGGCGGATCGAGTTCAACGGCATCGGGCACGGGCGGCTCGACCGGCTGGTCCGCACGTCCTTCCACTCGCCGCTGCACGCGAGCGACTGGGTGGTCGCGGAGGGCAGCGGCAAGATGCTGCTCGCGGACCGGGCCTTCGACGTGAACTCCTTCGACCTGGATCAGGGCAACCTGACGATCCGCTCGGGCAACCTGCTCGCCTACGAGCCGACGCTCGCGCTGAAGCAGTCGATCGTGCCGGGTTTCGTGACGCTGATCGGCACGGGCAAGTTCGTGGCCGCGTCGAACGGTCCGGTGGTCTTCATGGAGCCGCCGATGCGGGTGGACCCGCAGGCCCTGGTCGGCTGGGCCGACTGCCCCTCCCCCTGTCATCATTACGACCACGGCTACATGACGGGCGTCATGGGCGGCGTACGGGCCCTGACGGGCATCGGCGGCACCTCGGGCGAGGAGCACCAGTTCGAGTTCGTGGGCGCGGGCACGGTGCTGCTCCAGTCGACGGAGCTGCTCATGCCGGACCGGGCGATCGGCGGGCCGCCCGCGCAGGCGGGTGTCCCGGGCGGCCACGGTGGGCACGGTTCCGGCCAGAGCGTGCCGGGCTCGGTACCGCGCCTTCCCGGCCAGCTCGGTGACCTCCAGCGGCGCTTCGGTCTGTGAGCGGTAGTCTGCGGAGTGTGACGTCTTCGAACGCACGCTCCCAGACTTCGTCAAGTATTCAACTTCTTAGGTAGAATCCATACATGGAGACCGAGACCGCCACCCCCTGGCTCAGCGACGGCGAGCAGTGCGCCTGGCGCACCTTCCTGGACGTCCAGAGGATGCTGACGCACCAGCTGGAGAAGGACCTCCAGCCCTTCGGACTGACGATGAACGACTACGAGATCCTGGTGAACCTCTCGGAGTCGGCGGAGCGGCGGCTGCGCATGAGCGACCTCGCCATGGCCACCCTCCAGTCGAAGAGCCGGCTCTCCCACCAGATCACCCGGATGGAGAACGCCGGCCTCGTCCGGCGCGAGAACTGCGAGTCGGACCGGCGCGGGCTGTACGCCGTCCTCACGGACGAGGGCATGGAGACCATGCGCAAGGTCGCCCCGCACCACGTCGAATCGGTGCGCAGGCACTTCATCGACCAGATCGGCCCCGAGGCCCTCGGAGACCTCCACGAGTCCCTGAAGCCGATCGCGGAGCAGCTCCGCGGACGGCGCGGCAAGCCGTGACCTGACAAAGAACGGGAAGGGCCTCTCCGGACGACCGGAGAGGCCCTTCCCGTTTTCCCGTACGGACCGGGGCCGTACGGGGTCAGTTGCCCGTCAGGCTCGCGACCAGCTCGTCGGAGGCCGCGTACGGGTCGAGCTCGCCCGCGACGATCCGCTCGGCCAGCGCGTCGAGGCGCCGGTCGCCGTGCAGGTCGCCGATGCGCTCGCGCAGGGCGGTGACCGCGATGGTCTCCACCTCGCGCGCGGCACGGGACCGGCGGCGGTCCGCGAGCACCCCGTGCTCCTCCATCCACGCGCGGTGCTTCTCCAGGGCTTCCACGACCTCGTCGATGCCCTCGCCGCGCGCCGCGACCGTCTTGACGATCGGCGGCCGCCAGTCGCCGGCGGTCCGCGCCTCGCCCAGGCCCAGCATGTGGTTGAGCTCGCGGGCGGTGGCGTCCGCGCCGTCCCGGTCGGCCTTGTTCACCACGTACAGGTCGCCGATCTCCAGGATGCCCGCCTTCGCGGCCTGGATCCCGTCGCCCATGCC includes:
- a CDS encoding MTH1187 family thiamine-binding protein, which produces MILAFSVTPLGVGEEVGEYVADAVRVVRESGLPNRTDAMFTSIEGEWDEVMDVVKRAVAAVEARAPRVSVVMKADIRPGVTDGLTSKVETVERHLGA
- a CDS encoding DUF3817 domain-containing protein; protein product: MDIKTASSLHRLRLVSAPEAVSFLLLLVCSVLKRTTDFNAVPVMGAIHGVLFILYVLFWLDAWNRTKWSFGTAALYFALSVLPFGGFYAERKLKSEAAEAVSASRARAEAAEGAVKA
- a CDS encoding AIM24 family protein; the protein is MATFRLQGSKVLAVSMTGDAVKAKNGSMVAYDGQMAFKKMSGGGEGLRGMVTRRLTGEQMEVMEVRGQGTCWFADRASEINLVSLHGEKLWVEASNLLCTDAGLRTGTTFTGMRGGATGNGLFTTTVEGTGQAAIMSDGPAVVLRVTPQYPLQVDPGAYIAHQGNLQQHFQSGVTFRTLMGEGGGEAFQIRFEGDGLVYVQPSERNTIGGDV
- a CDS encoding AIM24 family protein, whose amino-acid sequence is MPFREINSKMVEATVVPGQRMFSQRGAMLAYRGDVTFTPNMAGGQGGVMSMIGRRVAGEATPLMTVEGNGTVMFGHGGHHIQVIGLTGDTLYVEADRLLAFDGSLEQGTMFMGSQGGVMGMVRGQVTGQGLFTTTLKGHGSVAVMAHGGVVELPIAPGRPVHVDPQAYVAHHGDVRNKLSTALGWRDMVGRGSGEAFQLELSGSGAVYVQASEEKL
- a CDS encoding AIM24 family protein, giving the protein MSTPVIHDPTTLPSDDNVNPYTFCVELKGSQWFLQKGKMIAYYGRIEFNGIGHGRLDRLVRTSFHSPLHASDWVVAEGSGKMLLADRAFDVNSFDLDQGNLTIRSGNLLAYEPTLALKQSIVPGFVTLIGTGKFVAASNGPVVFMEPPMRVDPQALVGWADCPSPCHHYDHGYMTGVMGGVRALTGIGGTSGEEHQFEFVGAGTVLLQSTELLMPDRAIGGPPAQAGVPGGHGGHGSGQSVPGSVPRLPGQLGDLQRRFGL
- a CDS encoding MarR family winged helix-turn-helix transcriptional regulator, producing the protein METETATPWLSDGEQCAWRTFLDVQRMLTHQLEKDLQPFGLTMNDYEILVNLSESAERRLRMSDLAMATLQSKSRLSHQITRMENAGLVRRENCESDRRGLYAVLTDEGMETMRKVAPHHVESVRRHFIDQIGPEALGDLHESLKPIAEQLRGRRGKP